A single window of Metallosphaera hakonensis JCM 8857 = DSM 7519 DNA harbors:
- the soxC gene encoding proton pump complex cytochrome B SoxC translates to MSLSKRVSNWFSERLGLNDLPFFKTPDYMYHVNEWLGALVAASFIYTVISGLILLLYYNAAAGYQSTETIINQIPYGSVVLYSHLYGSYAMIILAYVHMFRNYFAGAYKKPRELLWILGVLMLVLTLGASFLGYSLIGDALAVSAVDVGAGIITSIPQLSFLIPIIFGNYDTGDYTRVLALHIILVALIGLLFVFHFFLAESYGMMPSRKVKPKAPAVYTKEEWSKFNPWWPRNFVYMSSLIFMTWGFILAIPNALAYLNGLPQYFNPFMNPKPAPPPNSPAAAHITTYPPWFFLFLYKIADFTSDVVVFLMIGVIIPLVYLIILPFIDRSDELHPLRRKVFTGIGILMITYLIQTSLWGDLAPGVEVSVKDQVVAYLIPAIIVALGLTFIKPMNDQMKLTRGISPMTGILFVIVSLLFAGSVVQLIDYPNLFTFAITAFMGSLFFLGSKTMGKLVLSQRIPNNAVPEVKTAEVSASNETKKKFAEILMSVLFILVVIIVAQMWTIPPTGYASNLFGVDLGLVFLMLGEVISLYHYVVYKKPIEKEE, encoded by the coding sequence ATGAGTCTAAGTAAAAGGGTCTCAAATTGGTTCTCCGAAAGATTGGGGCTAAATGACCTTCCCTTCTTTAAGACTCCAGACTACATGTACCACGTTAATGAGTGGCTAGGGGCACTTGTGGCTGCCTCCTTTATCTACACTGTAATTTCCGGCCTCATTCTCCTCCTCTACTACAACGCAGCTGCAGGGTATCAGTCAACCGAAACCATCATTAATCAGATCCCCTACGGCTCCGTGGTTCTATACAGTCACCTTTATGGCTCGTATGCGATGATTATCTTAGCTTACGTTCATATGTTTAGGAATTACTTTGCTGGGGCGTATAAGAAGCCAAGAGAGCTCTTGTGGATCCTTGGAGTGTTGATGTTGGTCCTTACTCTAGGAGCGTCTTTCCTAGGTTATAGCCTGATAGGAGATGCGTTAGCAGTCAGCGCAGTAGATGTGGGGGCAGGAATAATTACTTCGATCCCGCAACTTTCCTTTCTAATTCCAATCATCTTTGGAAACTACGACACGGGAGACTACACCAGGGTCTTAGCATTACACATTATTCTAGTTGCCCTGATTGGTCTGCTCTTCGTGTTTCACTTCTTCCTTGCTGAGAGCTACGGAATGATGCCTTCAAGGAAAGTTAAACCAAAGGCTCCCGCAGTATACACAAAAGAAGAGTGGTCAAAGTTTAACCCATGGTGGCCGAGGAACTTCGTTTACATGTCGTCCCTAATCTTCATGACGTGGGGATTCATACTCGCTATCCCCAATGCCTTGGCTTACCTGAACGGTTTACCGCAATACTTCAATCCTTTCATGAACCCCAAGCCTGCTCCACCGCCTAATAGTCCTGCTGCTGCACATATCACTACGTATCCCCCCTGGTTCTTCTTGTTCCTCTACAAAATAGCGGACTTCACCAGTGACGTGGTGGTTTTCCTAATGATTGGGGTTATCATACCCTTGGTTTACTTAATAATACTTCCATTCATAGACAGATCAGATGAACTACATCCGCTGAGGAGGAAAGTGTTCACAGGTATAGGGATTCTAATGATTACCTACTTGATACAAACTTCACTATGGGGCGACTTAGCTCCAGGAGTGGAAGTTAGTGTTAAGGATCAGGTCGTCGCTTACTTGATACCAGCAATTATCGTAGCTCTAGGTTTGACATTCATAAAACCCATGAACGACCAGATGAAGTTGACGAGAGGCATTTCCCCAATGACTGGAATTCTGTTCGTTATTGTCTCGTTGTTATTTGCGGGCTCTGTGGTACAGCTAATAGATTATCCCAATCTATTTACTTTCGCCATAACAGCTTTCATGGGATCTTTATTCTTCTTGGGAAGTAAAACCATGGGTAAGTTGGTCTTGAGCCAAAGGATACCAAATAACGCTGTCCCAGAGGTTAAGACCGCGGAGGTATCTGCGTCCAATGAAACTAAGAAGAAATTCGCGGAAATTTTAATGAGCGTCTTGTTCATACTAGTGGTAATCATAGTGGCTCAGATGTGGACGATACCTCCCACAGGTTACGCCTCTAACTTATTTGGAGTTGATCTAGGTTTAGTCTTCCTAATGCTGGGAGAAGTGATCTCACTATACCACTATGTTGTTTATAAAAAGCCAATCGAGAAGGAAGAATAA
- the soxL2 gene encoding Rieske iron-sulfur protein SoxL2: MGLKIRLGNGERRVLKSSDLYFIQKLLKTMRNPKTRFDSREFLEKGQDYLFNYVGKNVGGIDEGRRNFLKGIVIGVAAATVVGVIPGLRVLVPPVEQVSGFPKSLLLDSSGNPLKASSIPVNSPIITLYEYPLTGEPNFLLNLGDKNGNPVSISPVEVVVPQTGKTYKFPGGVGPNNSIVSYSAICQHLGCTPPYIHFYPPNYVGPSQLTAPEPDTLTAQALLAAKQADIPALIHCDCHGSTYDPYKGGAVLTGPTQRPLPTVLLEYDSSTDYLYAIGALGVATYPEGADGVPSQDPTKDLDTSQYGSSVGDKTQVQASTNPFSGS; the protein is encoded by the coding sequence ATGGGGCTAAAGATAAGATTGGGAAATGGTGAAAGGAGAGTCCTAAAAAGTTCCGATCTTTACTTTATTCAAAAATTACTAAAGACCATGAGAAATCCAAAGACCAGATTTGATAGTAGGGAGTTCTTAGAGAAAGGACAGGACTATCTTTTCAACTATGTGGGAAAGAACGTGGGAGGAATAGACGAGGGAAGAAGAAACTTCCTAAAGGGCATAGTTATAGGAGTAGCCGCGGCAACTGTTGTGGGAGTCATCCCCGGCCTAAGGGTATTAGTCCCCCCTGTGGAGCAGGTCAGCGGTTTCCCCAAATCACTGTTGTTAGATTCCTCGGGAAATCCGCTAAAGGCATCATCCATTCCAGTTAACAGCCCAATTATTACACTTTATGAATATCCATTAACAGGTGAACCGAACTTCCTCTTAAACTTGGGAGATAAGAATGGAAACCCAGTCTCCATATCCCCAGTTGAGGTCGTAGTACCTCAGACCGGGAAGACTTACAAGTTCCCAGGAGGTGTAGGTCCAAATAACTCTATCGTTTCATATTCCGCCATCTGTCAGCACTTGGGTTGCACACCTCCATATATTCACTTCTACCCACCCAATTACGTGGGTCCATCTCAGTTAACCGCACCAGAGCCCGATACTCTCACTGCTCAGGCATTGTTGGCTGCGAAGCAAGCTGACATTCCAGCTTTGATACACTGTGATTGTCACGGATCCACCTACGATCCGTATAAGGGAGGAGCAGTATTAACGGGTCCAACCCAGAGGCCTCTTCCCACAGTCCTCCTTGAATACGATAGTTCAACGGATTACCTATACGCAATAGGAGCGTTGGGTGTAGCCACGTATCCAGAAGGGGCGGACGGAGTTCCATCCCAAGATCCCACAAAAGACCTTGACACTTCTCAGTACGGAAGCTCTGTGGGTGACAAGACGCAAGTACAAGCATCGACTAACCCGTTCTCAGGATCATGA
- a CDS encoding antibiotic biosynthesis monooxygenase family protein, whose amino-acid sequence MINVGFYYRVKKGHEKEFEDSFSGVLEYLKKNFPGFRDAKLYRSVSDPQEYLIYSEWDSLDTFRKFVTSQAYRDTTSYGKTIIDGRPTHRILQQIE is encoded by the coding sequence ATGATAAACGTCGGTTTCTATTATAGAGTAAAGAAGGGCCATGAGAAAGAATTCGAAGACTCGTTTTCAGGGGTATTGGAGTATTTAAAGAAGAATTTCCCCGGCTTTAGAGACGCGAAGCTCTATAGAAGTGTATCAGATCCACAGGAATATCTCATATACAGCGAGTGGGATAGCTTAGACACCTTTAGGAAATTCGTTACGAGTCAGGCGTATAGGGATACGACAAGTTACGGGAAAACAATAATAGACGGGAGACCGACACATAGAATCCTACAACAAATTGAGTGA